One segment of Alnus glutinosa chromosome 2, dhAlnGlut1.1, whole genome shotgun sequence DNA contains the following:
- the LOC133860934 gene encoding uncharacterized protein LOC133860934 isoform X1, translated as METLQSSFSIFTSNPFPLATKPLKPSKVSIKPPPPDFDFRTEILDDSIAIIAQTQPELLDLAQNGNLVLIEKRRYGPVPAWRTEFVEPEAIWLVGTSHISQESVVDVERVVRAVKPDNLVVELCRSRAGIMYTSNDGELGQQLRSNMFSLTGTGFFGAVGRSINLGGQTALALRLLLAVFSSKLSSDINRPFGDEFRAARKVSEEFGTQIVLGDRPIEITLERAWNSLTWTEKLSLVTSVIRGITSSSDMSRNSLKVRSSDDDTLQLYEQLSFSFPSLLQPLIHERDTYLAWSLKRSKAVNNSKRVVGVIGKGHMNGVIYALVSDQGNLRFRDLAGKSPDGDGSNRWLDSLLKSLVRDTVIGVLLWGLYEQIKGGQ; from the exons ATGGAGACCCTCCAATCatccttttcaattttcaccAGCAACCCATTTCCCCTCGCAACAAAACCTCTCAAACCCTCCAAGGTTTCAATCAAACCACCCCCACCGGACTTTGATTTTAGAACAGAAATCTTGGATGATTCTATAGCCATAATAGCCCAAACTCAACCTGAATTGCTTGATTTGGCTCAGAATGGGAACTTGGTGTTGATTGAGAAAAGGCGGTATGGTCCCGTACCGGCATGGAGGACCGAGTTCGTGGAGCCGGAGGCGATATGGTTGGTTGGGACTTCGCATATCTCCCAGGAATCGGTTGTGGATGTTGAACGCGTAGTGCGGGCCGTGAAGCCTGATAATTTGGTGGTGGAGCTATGCAGAAGCAG AGCTGGAATTATGTACACTTCCAATGACGGTGAGCTTGGCCAACAATTACGTTCAAATATGTTTTCTTTGACTGGGACTGGGTTTTTTGGTGCTGTTGGCCGTAGCATAAACTTGG GTGGTCAAACCGCTCTAGCACTACGTCTACTACTGGCAGTTTTTTCCTCAAAACTCTCTTCAGATATCAACCGCCCTTTTGGTGATGAG TTTCGTGCTGCTCGAAAAGTATCTGAAGAATTTGGCACGCAAATTGTTTTGGGGGATCGGCCAATTGAGATAACG CTTGAAAGGGCTTGGAATTCTCTGACATGGACTGAGAAACTGAGTTTAGTGACCTCAGTTATTCGTGGGATAACATCATCATCTGATATGTCTAGGAACAGTCTCAAG GTACGAAGTTCAGATGATGACACCTTGCAGCTCTACGAGCAGCTAAGTTTTTCATTTCCATCACTCCTGCAGCCTCTTATACATGAACGAGACACT TACCTTGCATGGTCACTAAAGAGGAGCAAAGCTGTGAATAATAGTAAAAGAGTGGTGGGGGTGATTGGAAAGGGCCACATGAATGGTGTGATATATGCACTTGTATCAGACCAAGGAAACTTGCGGTTTCGGGACCTTGCAGGTAAGAGTCCAGATGGTGATGGCTCCAATAGGTGGCTTGATAGTCTTCTTAAGAGCTTGGTTAGAGACACCGTGATTGGTGTTCTGTTGTGGGGATTATATGAACAGATAAAAGGTGGACAATAG
- the LOC133861798 gene encoding dehydration-responsive element-binding protein 1D-like produces the protein MEVFSHYSSESESPTGSFGALHLSDEERQLASRNPKKRAGRKKFKETRHPVYRGVRRRNSGKWVCEVREPNKQSRIWLGTFPTAEMAARAHDVAAIALRGSSACLNFADSSWRLPVPASGTPKDIQRAAAEAAEVFRPSDATKPAVEEREPSSEGVFFMDEEAVFSMPSLLTNMAEGMLLPPPHCVGNDGYGGDDMEADAVVSLWSYSI, from the coding sequence ATGGAAGTTTTCTCTCACTATTCGTCCGAGTCCGAGAGTCCTACTGGCAGTTTCGGCGCGTTGCACTTGTCGGACGAGGAGCGTCAGCTGGCCTCCAGGAACCCGAAGAAGCGGGCGGGGAGGAAGAAGTTCAAAGAGACCAGGCACCCGGTGTACCGGGGAGTGAGGAGGAGGAACTCCGGCAAGTGGGTCTGCGAGGTGCGGGAGCCCAACAAGCAGTCCAGGATATGGCTGGGGACTTTTCCCACGGCCGAGATGGCTGCGCGCGCCCACGACGTGGCGGCGATAGCGCTGCGTGGCAGCTCCGCCTGCCTCAACTTCGCCGACTCGTCGTGGCGGCTGCCCGTGCCGGCCTCGGGGACGCCGAAGGACATTCAGCGGGCGGCGGCAGAGGCGGCAGAGGTGTTTCGGCCTTCGGATGCGACGAAGCCCGCCGTGGAAGAGAGAGAACCGTCGTCGGAGGGCGTGTTCTTCATGGACGAGGAGGCAGTCTTCAGCATGCCTAGTTTGCTGACAAATATGGCTGAGGGGATGCTCTTGCCTCCGCCTCACTGTGTGGGCAATGATGGGTATGGCGGGGATGACATGGAAGCCGATGCCGTCGTTTCATTGTGGAGTTACTCAATATAA
- the LOC133860934 gene encoding uncharacterized protein LOC133860934 isoform X2, whose protein sequence is MYTSNDGELGQQLRSNMFSLTGTGFFGAVGRSINLGGQTALALRLLLAVFSSKLSSDINRPFGDEFRAARKVSEEFGTQIVLGDRPIEITLERAWNSLTWTEKLSLVTSVIRGITSSSDMSRNSLKVRSSDDDTLQLYEQLSFSFPSLLQPLIHERDTYLAWSLKRSKAVNNSKRVVGVIGKGHMNGVIYALVSDQGNLRFRDLAGKSPDGDGSNRWLDSLLKSLVRDTVIGVLLWGLYEQIKGGQ, encoded by the exons ATGTACACTTCCAATGACGGTGAGCTTGGCCAACAATTACGTTCAAATATGTTTTCTTTGACTGGGACTGGGTTTTTTGGTGCTGTTGGCCGTAGCATAAACTTGG GTGGTCAAACCGCTCTAGCACTACGTCTACTACTGGCAGTTTTTTCCTCAAAACTCTCTTCAGATATCAACCGCCCTTTTGGTGATGAG TTTCGTGCTGCTCGAAAAGTATCTGAAGAATTTGGCACGCAAATTGTTTTGGGGGATCGGCCAATTGAGATAACG CTTGAAAGGGCTTGGAATTCTCTGACATGGACTGAGAAACTGAGTTTAGTGACCTCAGTTATTCGTGGGATAACATCATCATCTGATATGTCTAGGAACAGTCTCAAG GTACGAAGTTCAGATGATGACACCTTGCAGCTCTACGAGCAGCTAAGTTTTTCATTTCCATCACTCCTGCAGCCTCTTATACATGAACGAGACACT TACCTTGCATGGTCACTAAAGAGGAGCAAAGCTGTGAATAATAGTAAAAGAGTGGTGGGGGTGATTGGAAAGGGCCACATGAATGGTGTGATATATGCACTTGTATCAGACCAAGGAAACTTGCGGTTTCGGGACCTTGCAGGTAAGAGTCCAGATGGTGATGGCTCCAATAGGTGGCTTGATAGTCTTCTTAAGAGCTTGGTTAGAGACACCGTGATTGGTGTTCTGTTGTGGGGATTATATGAACAGATAAAAGGTGGACAATAG
- the LOC133861834 gene encoding ethylene-responsive transcription factor ERF027, with product MANNPPNYPLPATVRLEETTPRHSAATATTPDETAPEPVQTPAGSSGSRGRLRYRGVRSRSGKWVSEIREPRKTTRIWLGTYPTPEMAAAAYDVAALALKGPDTTLNFPNSILSYPSPASTSAADIQAAAASAAEGMALKPPETKPSENEVSTSSSGRVGEEFIDEEELLNMPNLLVDMAEGMLVSPPRMESKSSDGSDGEELWSY from the coding sequence ATGGCCAATAATCCACCTAATTACCCTCTTCCCGCTACTGTACGCTTGGAGGAGACTACACCACGTCATTCTGCGGCCACCGCCACCACGCCCGATGAAACAGCACCCGAACCCGTACAAACTCCAGCCGGGTCATCGGGTTCCCGTGGCAGGCTGAGATATCGGGGAGTGCGGAGCCGGAGCGGCAAATGGGTGTCCGAAATACGCGAGCCGCGTAAAACTACGCGCATTTGGCTCGGTACTTACCCGACTCCAGAGATGGCTGCAGCCGCCTACGACGTGGCGGCGCTGGCCTTGAAAGGCCCCGACACGACCCTCAACTTTCCCAATTCCATTCTCTCGTACCCGAGCCCGGCGTCGACGTCGGCGGCCGATATACAAGCTGCGGCGGCGAGTGCGGCGGAGGGCATGGCGCTGAAGCCGCCGGAGACAAAGCCGTCGGAAAATGAGGTTTCGACGAGTAGCAGCGGTCGGGTGGGCGAGGAGTTCATCGACGAGGAAGAGCTTCTGAACATGCCGAATCTGCTGGTTGACATGGCGGAGGGGATGCTCGTGAGCCCACCGAGGATGGAGTCGAAGTCGTCCGACGGCTCAGATGGAGAGGAGTTGTGGAGTTACTGA
- the LOC133860384 gene encoding valine--tRNA ligase, mitochondrial 1-like has product MGYDVFVFRRPAFLLCRSDLVAEIISSHQLEIITLANLSTLRVIGENDAAPGGCAVSVVNENLSVYLELQGTLSPEAELEKIRKKMDEIRKEKVPPHIHQENVAKLSSLMQEVLSLEEAGQHIEAQASEK; this is encoded by the exons ATGG GCTATGATGTTTTTGTCTTCAGGCGACCAGCTTTTTTGCTCTGCCGAAGTGACTTAGTTGCAGAGATTATCAGCAGCCATCAACTGGAGATTATTACTCTTGCTAATTTGTCCACTTTGAGG GTAATTGGTGAGAATGATGCTGCTCCAGGTGGATGTGCGGTATCTGTTGTGAATGAAAACCTTTCTGTTTATCTGGAACTTCAAGGAACTCTTTCTCCTGAAGCAGAACTTGAAAAGATCAGGAAGAAGATGGATGAGATTCGAAA AGAAAAGGTTCCTCCCCACATTCATCAAGAGAATGTTGCGAAGCTAAGCTCCCTCATGCAGGAGGTTTTGTCTCTCGAAGAAGCAGGCCAGCACATTGAAGCTCAAGCGTCAGAGAAATGA
- the LOC133861799 gene encoding dehydration-responsive element-binding protein 1B-like — translation MEVFSHYSSESDSTGSFGAVHLPDEELHLASRNPKKRAGRKKFKETRHPVYRGVRRRNSGKWVCEVREPNKQSRIWLGTFPTAEMAARAHDVAAKALRGSSACLNFADSSWRLPVPASVTPKDIQRAAAEAAEEFRPADTTKRAVEERQQSSEGVFFIDEEAVFSMPRLLTNMAEGMLLPPPYCVGNDGYGGDDMEADADVSLWSYSI, via the coding sequence ATGGAAGTTTTCTCTCACTATTCGTCCGAGTCCGACAGTACTGGCAGCTTCGGCGCGGTGCACTTGCCGGACGAGGAGCTTCACTTGGCCTCCAGGAACCCGAAGAAGCGCGCGGGGAGGAAGAAGTTCAAAGAGACCAGGCACCCAGTGTACCGGGGAGTGAGGAGGAGAAACTCCGGCAAGTGGGTCTGCGAGGTGCGGGAGCCCAACAAGCAGTCCAGGATATGGCTGGGGACGTTTCCCACGGCCGAGATGGCTGCGCGCGCCCACGACGTGGCTGCGAAAGCGCTGCGTGGCAGCTCCGCCTGCCTCAACTTCGCCGACTCGTCGTGGCGGCTGCCGGTACCGGCCTCGGTGACGCCGAAGGACATTCAGCGGGCGGCGGCGGAGGCGGCAGAGGAGTTTCGGCCTGCGGATACGACGAAGCGTGCCGTGGAGGAGAGACAACAGTCGTCGGAGGGCGTGTTCTTCATTGACGAGGAGGCAGTCTTCAGCATGCCTAGGTTGCTGACAAATATGGCGGAGGGGATGCTCTTGCCCCCGCCTTATTGTGTGGGTAATGATGGGTATGGCGGGGATGACATGGAAGCCGATGCCGACGTTTCATTGTGGAGTTACTCAATATAA